A single window of Polaribacter sp. SA4-10 DNA harbors:
- the lon gene encoding endopeptidase La, giving the protein MTDIKKMSKPKVLHMDNLSLQNMLNEDSELIPLMTPEDEEIINKESVPETLSILPLRNTVLFPGVVIPITAGRDKSIQLIKDANKGDKVIGVVAQKNEDVEEPGLKDIHTTGVVAQILRVLKMPDGNTTVIIQGKKRFQIENVIQDEPYLKATVKEAVDDKTVDDEKEFRAIIDSIKEQALEVIKENPMLPSEASFAIKNIQSDSFLVNFISSNMDLSVAQKQLILEKDNLKERALLALKNLNKELQKLQLRNDIQSKTREDLDQQQREYYLNQQLKTIQEELGGVSNDEELEEMRQKAITKKWTKEVGDTFVKELSRLKRMNPQAAEYGVQRSYLELMLELPWGEYTKDKFDLKRAVKILDRDHFGLEKVKERIIEHLAVLKLKGDMKSPIICLYGPPGVGKTSLGKSVAESLGRKYVRMSLGGLRDEAEIRGHRKTYIGAMPGRLIQNLKKAGSSNPVFVLDEIDKLGQSHQGDPSSAMLEVLDPEQNTEFYDNYLEVGYDLSKVLFIATANNLGEIPWALRDRMEIINVSGYTIEEKIEIAKRHLLPKQIKEHGLTSAHIKIGKPQLEKIVEGYTRESGVRGLEKQIAKVVRFAAKSIALEEEYDVKISSEMIETILGAPRLERDKYENNGVAGVVTGLAWTQVGGDILFIESILSKGKGTLTITGNLGKVMKESATIAMEYIKANADEFGIDGDILNKYNVHIHVPEGATPKDGPSAGITMLTSLVSLYTQRRVKSNLAMTGEITLRGKVLPVGGIKEKILAAKRANIKEIILCIDNKKDIEEIKESYLKGLTFHYVSEMSEVIDLAVTKQKVKKAKKLV; this is encoded by the coding sequence ATGACAGATATAAAGAAAATGAGTAAACCAAAAGTATTGCATATGGACAATTTGTCGCTTCAAAATATGTTAAACGAAGATTCGGAGTTAATTCCATTAATGACGCCAGAAGATGAGGAGATAATAAACAAGGAAAGTGTTCCTGAAACATTATCAATCTTACCTTTAAGAAATACCGTTTTATTTCCTGGAGTTGTAATTCCTATTACAGCTGGTAGAGATAAATCTATTCAGTTAATAAAAGATGCAAACAAAGGAGATAAAGTAATTGGTGTAGTTGCACAAAAGAATGAAGATGTAGAAGAACCTGGTTTAAAGGATATTCACACAACAGGTGTTGTAGCTCAAATATTACGTGTTTTAAAAATGCCCGATGGTAATACAACTGTTATTATTCAAGGTAAAAAACGTTTCCAAATTGAAAATGTTATTCAAGACGAACCTTATTTAAAAGCAACTGTAAAAGAAGCGGTAGATGATAAAACAGTAGATGATGAAAAGGAATTTAGAGCAATTATAGATTCTATAAAAGAGCAAGCATTAGAGGTTATTAAAGAAAACCCAATGTTACCTTCAGAGGCTTCATTTGCAATTAAAAACATTCAATCAGATTCTTTCTTGGTGAATTTTATTTCATCAAACATGGATTTATCTGTTGCTCAAAAGCAATTAATTTTAGAAAAGGATAATTTAAAAGAACGTGCTTTATTAGCATTAAAAAATTTAAATAAAGAGCTTCAGAAATTACAATTGCGAAATGATATTCAGTCTAAAACAAGAGAAGATTTAGACCAACAACAAAGAGAATATTATTTAAATCAGCAATTAAAAACAATTCAAGAAGAATTAGGAGGTGTTTCTAATGACGAAGAGTTAGAAGAAATGCGCCAGAAGGCAATAACAAAAAAGTGGACGAAAGAAGTTGGAGACACTTTTGTAAAAGAATTGTCTCGCTTAAAAAGAATGAATCCACAAGCTGCAGAATATGGAGTTCAAAGAAGTTATTTAGAGTTAATGCTAGAGCTTCCTTGGGGAGAATATACCAAAGATAAGTTCGATTTAAAACGTGCTGTAAAAATTCTTGACAGAGATCATTTTGGATTAGAAAAAGTAAAAGAAAGGATTATAGAGCATTTAGCAGTTTTAAAGCTAAAAGGCGATATGAAATCTCCAATTATATGTTTATATGGACCTCCAGGAGTTGGTAAAACTTCTTTAGGAAAATCTGTTGCAGAATCTTTAGGACGTAAATATGTACGTATGTCTTTAGGAGGTTTACGTGATGAAGCAGAAATTAGAGGACATAGAAAAACATACATTGGTGCAATGCCTGGTAGATTAATTCAGAATTTGAAAAAAGCAGGAAGTTCAAATCCAGTTTTTGTTTTAGATGAAATTGATAAATTAGGACAAAGCCATCAAGGAGATCCTTCTTCTGCAATGTTAGAAGTGTTAGATCCAGAGCAAAATACTGAGTTTTATGATAATTACTTAGAAGTTGGTTATGATTTATCTAAAGTGCTTTTTATTGCAACAGCAAATAATTTAGGAGAAATTCCTTGGGCGCTGCGTGATAGAATGGAAATTATTAATGTATCTGGGTATACAATTGAAGAAAAAATAGAAATAGCCAAAAGACATTTATTACCAAAACAAATAAAAGAACACGGTTTAACTTCTGCTCATATAAAAATAGGAAAACCACAACTAGAAAAAATTGTTGAAGGTTATACAAGAGAATCTGGTGTTAGAGGTTTAGAAAAACAAATTGCTAAAGTGGTTCGTTTTGCAGCAAAATCTATTGCATTAGAAGAAGAATATGATGTAAAAATTTCATCAGAAATGATTGAAACAATTCTAGGAGCTCCAAGATTAGAAAGAGATAAATATGAAAATAATGGTGTAGCAGGTGTTGTTACAGGTTTAGCATGGACACAAGTTGGAGGAGATATTTTGTTTATTGAATCAATTTTATCTAAAGGAAAAGGTACTTTAACAATTACCGGTAATTTAGGTAAGGTGATGAAAGAATCTGCAACCATTGCAATGGAATACATTAAAGCAAATGCAGATGAATTTGGAATTGATGGTGACATTTTAAATAAGTACAATGTTCATATTCACGTACCAGAAGGCGCAACTCCAAAAGATGGGCCAAGTGCAGGTATTACAATGTTAACGTCTTTAGTCTCTTTATATACACAGAGAAGAGTGAAAAGTAATTTAGCAATGACAGGTGAAATTACGCTAAGAGGAAAAGTATTACCAGTTGGTGGAATTAAAGAAAAAATATTGGCTGCTAAAAGAGCAAATATTAAAGAAATAATTTTGTGTATTGATAACAAAAAAGATATTGAAGAAATTAAAGAAAGTTACCTAAAAGGATTAACATTTCATTATGTTTCTGAAATGAGTGAAGTTATTGATCTTGCTGTAACAAAGCAAAAAGTAAAAAAAGCTAAGAAATTAGTGTAA
- a CDS encoding (S)-benzoin forming benzil reductase, which yields MNILIITGGSKGIGKALAEKYTSEKYHVFSIARSLSNSEKFTEIKADLSAIKEVPKALKSIFNQIDKERISSITLLNNAGRLGEISTLENLDPEDIAKSIQLNTTTPLVLSNLFIKETQNWNCKKQIINISSGAATKPYEGWSVYCTSKAALDMTTKAIAAEQSEIENGVKCVAIYPGVVDTNMQNQIRKTNKADFKNVQRFKDLKENNELYSSEFVAEKIYSIDIENQLQSGDIIDIRNF from the coding sequence ATGAATATCTTAATTATTACTGGAGGAAGTAAAGGAATTGGTAAAGCTTTGGCTGAAAAATATACTTCAGAAAAGTACCATGTTTTTTCGATTGCCAGAAGCCTTTCTAATTCAGAAAAATTTACAGAAATTAAAGCAGATTTAAGTGCTATTAAAGAAGTACCAAAAGCACTGAAAAGCATATTTAATCAAATTGATAAAGAGCGTATTTCTTCAATTACGTTACTAAATAATGCAGGAAGATTAGGCGAAATTTCCACTTTAGAAAACTTAGATCCAGAAGATATTGCTAAATCTATTCAATTAAATACCACTACTCCACTTGTTTTATCTAATCTGTTTATAAAAGAGACTCAAAACTGGAATTGCAAAAAACAAATTATTAATATTTCATCTGGCGCAGCAACAAAACCTTATGAAGGCTGGAGTGTTTATTGTACATCTAAAGCGGCGTTAGACATGACAACAAAAGCAATTGCAGCAGAACAAAGTGAAATTGAGAATGGTGTAAAATGTGTAGCAATTTATCCTGGAGTTGTAGACACTAATATGCAGAATCAGATTAGAAAAACTAATAAAGCTGATTTCAAAAATGTACAACGTTTTAAAGATTTAAAAGAAAATAACGAATTATATTCTTCCGAATTTGTTGCAGAAAAGATCTACAGTATTGATATTGAGAATCAATTACAAAGTGGAGATATCATTGATATTAGAAATTTTTAA
- the mazG gene encoding nucleoside triphosphate pyrophosphohydrolase, with amino-acid sequence MNSRENQLKAFNRLLDIMDELREKCPWDKKQTLESLRHLTIEETYELADAILENDLQEIKKELGDVLLHIVFYSKIGAEKNAFDIADVANSICDKLIHRHPHIYGDVVVKDEAEVKRNWEQLKLKEGKTSVLEGVPISLPAVVKASRIQEKVAGVGFDWEEPQQVWGKVQEELSELNEEIKAGNIENTEKEFGDVLFSMINYARFIGVNPENALEKTNKKFINRFQYLEKEAKKEGKELSDMSLTEMDVHWENSKKFFK; translated from the coding sequence ATGAATTCTAGAGAAAATCAGCTAAAAGCTTTTAATCGGTTATTGGATATTATGGACGAACTCCGTGAAAAATGTCCATGGGATAAAAAGCAAACCTTAGAATCTTTGCGTCATTTAACGATAGAAGAAACTTATGAATTAGCCGATGCAATCTTAGAAAACGATTTACAAGAAATAAAGAAAGAATTAGGCGATGTGCTTTTGCACATCGTTTTTTATTCTAAAATTGGTGCTGAAAAAAATGCTTTTGACATTGCGGATGTTGCCAATTCTATTTGTGATAAATTAATTCATAGACATCCACATATTTATGGAGATGTTGTTGTAAAAGACGAAGCTGAAGTAAAACGTAATTGGGAACAACTAAAGTTGAAAGAAGGAAAAACTTCTGTTTTAGAAGGCGTTCCTATAAGCTTACCTGCTGTTGTAAAAGCTAGTAGAATACAAGAAAAAGTTGCTGGCGTTGGTTTTGATTGGGAAGAACCTCAACAAGTTTGGGGAAAAGTTCAAGAAGAACTTTCTGAGCTAAATGAAGAAATTAAAGCTGGTAATATAGAAAACACCGAAAAAGAATTTGGTGATGTACTTTTTTCTATGATTAATTATGCTCGTTTTATTGGTGTAAATCCAGAAAATGCTTTAGAAAAAACAAATAAAAAATTTATCAATCGCTTTCAATATTTAGAAAAAGAAGCAAAAAAAGAAGGCAAAGAACTTTCTGATATGTCTTTAACTGAAATGGATGTTCATTGGGAGAATTCGAAAAAATTCTTTAAATAA
- a CDS encoding DUF5606 domain-containing protein, giving the protein MEFNKIISVTGKPGLYQVVSQSKNAIIVESLIDNKRLAINTTQNVSLLENIAIYTYEEDVPLLNIFKSMFEKTEGKEAISHKESAKKLEAFFTEVLPDYDAERVYTSNIKKVIQWYNSLVKSGMDFSKIEATTEEVESEQ; this is encoded by the coding sequence ATGGAATTTAATAAAATTATATCAGTTACGGGTAAACCTGGTTTATACCAAGTAGTTTCTCAATCTAAAAACGCAATTATTGTTGAGTCTTTAATTGACAATAAAAGACTAGCAATTAACACTACACAAAACGTAAGTTTGTTAGAAAATATTGCAATTTACACCTATGAAGAAGATGTGCCTTTATTAAACATCTTTAAATCTATGTTTGAAAAAACAGAAGGTAAAGAAGCAATTTCTCATAAAGAAAGTGCTAAAAAATTAGAAGCATTTTTCACTGAAGTTTTACCAGATTATGACGCTGAAAGAGTTTATACTTCTAATATTAAGAAAGTAATACAATGGTATAACTCTTTAGTAAAATCTGGAATGGATTTTTCAAAAATTGAAGCTACAACAGAAGAAGTAGAAAGTGAACAGTAA
- the def gene encoding peptide deformylase, producing the protein MILPIIAYGDPVLRKVGVEIDADYPELEKLITNMKETMYNASGVGLAAPQIGKAIRLFIIDASPFAEDEELSEKDREALKNFNKVFINAQIVEEEGDEWVFNEGCLSIPDVREDVFRQPKITIEYQDEDFKIHTEILDGLAARVFQHEYDHIEGILFTDKLSTLKKRIIKKKLENISKGKINADYRMRFPNLKKGK; encoded by the coding sequence ATGATTTTACCTATTATTGCTTATGGAGATCCTGTTTTACGTAAAGTAGGCGTGGAAATCGATGCAGATTACCCTGAATTAGAAAAGTTGATTACCAACATGAAAGAAACCATGTACAATGCTTCTGGTGTTGGTTTGGCTGCTCCTCAAATTGGAAAAGCAATTCGTTTATTTATTATAGATGCTTCGCCTTTTGCTGAAGATGAAGAATTATCTGAAAAAGATAGAGAAGCTTTAAAAAACTTTAATAAAGTTTTTATTAATGCTCAAATAGTTGAAGAAGAAGGTGATGAATGGGTTTTTAATGAAGGGTGCTTAAGTATTCCTGATGTTAGAGAAGATGTTTTTCGTCAACCAAAAATAACAATAGAATATCAAGATGAAGATTTTAAAATTCATACTGAAATTTTAGATGGTTTAGCAGCAAGAGTATTTCAGCACGAATATGATCATATTGAAGGAATTTTATTTACAGATAAACTTTCAACTCTTAAGAAGAGAATCATAAAAAAGAAATTAGAAAATATATCTAAAGGGAAAATTAATGCAGATTACAGAATGCGTTTCCCTAATTTAAAAAAAGGAAAATAA
- the ruvX gene encoding Holliday junction resolvase RuvX: MGRVLAIDFGKKRTGIAVTDEMQIIASGLTTIGTDELLPFLKDYISKEKVDLFLVGKPKQMDNSDSESEALIIPFLKKLAKAIPHIPMQRVDERFTSKMAFQTMIDSGLGKNKRKNKALVDEISATIILQSYLYNQ, encoded by the coding sequence TTGGGAAGAGTTTTAGCTATTGATTTTGGAAAAAAAAGAACAGGAATTGCCGTTACTGATGAAATGCAAATTATTGCATCTGGTTTAACAACAATAGGCACAGATGAATTACTTCCTTTCTTAAAGGATTATATCTCAAAAGAAAAGGTTGATTTATTTTTAGTTGGAAAACCTAAACAAATGGATAATTCTGATAGCGAAAGTGAAGCTTTAATTATTCCTTTTTTAAAAAAATTAGCCAAAGCGATTCCTCACATACCTATGCAAAGAGTTGATGAACGTTTTACTTCTAAAATGGCTTTTCAAACAATGATTGATAGTGGTTTGGGAAAAAATAAACGAAAAAATAAAGCATTAGTTGATGAAATTAGTGCCACAATTATTTTACAGTCGTATTTATACAATCAATAA
- a CDS encoding 2,3,4,5-tetrahydropyridine-2,6-dicarboxylate N-succinyltransferase: MKDIREIIESAWDNRDLLKEEKTINTIRKVVDLLDKGALRVAEPTADGWQVNEWIKKAVVLYFPIQKMETLEAGIFEYHDKIPLKRNFAERGIRVVPNAVARHGAYIAPGTILMPSYVNIGAYVDEGTMVDTWATVGSCAQIGKNVHLSGGVGIGGVLEPLQAAPVIIEDGAFIGSRCIVVEGVRIEKEAVLGANVVLTMSTKIIDVTGDEPIEMKGRVPARSVVIPGSYTKKFAAGEYNVPCALIIGKRKESTNKKTSLNDALREYDVAV, encoded by the coding sequence ATGAAAGATATTAGAGAAATTATAGAGTCTGCTTGGGATAATCGTGATTTATTAAAAGAAGAAAAAACGATTAACACGATTAGAAAAGTAGTAGATTTACTAGATAAAGGAGCATTAAGGGTTGCTGAGCCAACAGCAGATGGTTGGCAAGTTAATGAATGGATTAAGAAAGCAGTGGTTCTATATTTCCCAATTCAGAAAATGGAAACTTTAGAAGCTGGTATTTTTGAATATCATGATAAAATTCCACTAAAAAGAAACTTTGCAGAAAGAGGAATTAGAGTTGTGCCAAATGCAGTTGCAAGGCATGGAGCATATATAGCACCAGGAACTATTTTAATGCCAAGTTATGTAAATATTGGTGCTTATGTAGATGAAGGAACAATGGTAGATACTTGGGCAACTGTAGGTAGTTGTGCTCAAATTGGTAAAAATGTTCACCTTTCTGGAGGCGTTGGAATTGGTGGAGTTTTAGAACCTTTACAAGCAGCACCAGTAATTATTGAAGATGGTGCCTTTATTGGGTCTAGGTGTATTGTTGTAGAGGGAGTTAGAATAGAAAAAGAAGCAGTACTTGGTGCAAATGTTGTGCTTACTATGAGTACAAAAATTATTGATGTAACAGGTGATGAACCTATAGAAATGAAAGGAAGAGTTCCTGCAAGATCTGTAGTGATTCCTGGGAGTTACACTAAGAAATTTGCAGCGGGTGAATACAATGTTCCTTGTGCATTAATTATTGGGAAAAGAAAAGAAAGTACTAACAAAAAAACATCTTTAAATGATGCACTTCGTGAGTACGATGTAGCTGTTTAA
- a CDS encoding glycosyltransferase family 2 protein produces the protein MTKITAIIPTLNEEIHIKEAIESVKFADEIIVIDSYSTDKTLEIASNYNVKIIKRKFDDFSSQKNFAIDQAKHSWIYILDADERVTTEVEKEILEAVKDPKEFVGFFVRRTFYFCGKRVDYSGFQRDKVIRLFLREHCKYTGLVHERILTKGKLGFFKHKIDHFSYRNYDHYISKMNHYATIRASELHEKGNKVNIYHVMIKPAARFFIHYIIRLGFLDGFTGFLVAKTQAYGVLTRYIKLWLLNKGIKE, from the coding sequence ATGACAAAAATTACTGCTATTATACCTACCTTAAATGAAGAAATCCATATTAAGGAAGCCATCGAATCTGTTAAATTTGCAGATGAAATTATTGTTATAGACTCTTATAGTACAGATAAAACGCTAGAAATAGCAAGTAATTATAATGTGAAAATCATCAAACGTAAGTTTGATGATTTTTCTTCTCAAAAAAACTTTGCAATAGATCAGGCCAAACATTCTTGGATCTATATATTAGATGCGGATGAGCGTGTAACAACAGAAGTTGAAAAAGAAATATTAGAAGCTGTAAAAGACCCAAAAGAATTTGTTGGCTTCTTTGTAAGAAGAACTTTTTATTTCTGCGGAAAACGAGTTGATTATAGTGGTTTTCAAAGAGATAAGGTAATTCGTTTATTTTTAAGAGAGCATTGTAAATATACAGGACTAGTACATGAAAGAATTTTAACCAAAGGTAAATTAGGGTTCTTTAAGCATAAAATAGACCATTTTTCTTATAGAAATTATGATCATTATATTTCTAAAATGAATCATTATGCTACTATAAGAGCAAGTGAATTACATGAAAAAGGAAATAAAGTAAATATTTACCATGTAATGATAAAGCCAGCTGCAAGATTTTTTATCCATTATATAATACGCCTTGGATTTTTAGATGGATTTACTGGTTTTTTGGTTGCAAAAACACAAGCTTATGGTGTTTTAACCAGATATATTAAGTTATGGTTATTGAATAAAGGAATAAAGGAATAA
- a CDS encoding glycosyltransferase family 25 protein produces MISYEVYYINLDKSVNRKNFMEDQFKKLNIPITRIPAVYGKELDENYLKKEKSKHNVLAHFPFPNDGEIGICLTHFKLWNFLSTQPEDFSIVLEDDALVHEDFFKDLNALLDEINVDDFLDISGKKGFYSLEKNELLNTFLIPPVLMIGQIIGKNAAKNLSKNLSAYYAPIDVMKQDVYKHKVKLYSTNKQYVVSIDKEMGGSTIQQNNMIIWKKVIREIIRPFWQIVTLFTFKLNRGIRNYAFYKRN; encoded by the coding sequence ATGATATCATACGAAGTATATTACATAAATCTAGACAAAAGCGTTAATCGTAAGAACTTCATGGAAGATCAATTTAAAAAATTGAATATTCCAATTACAAGAATACCTGCTGTTTATGGTAAGGAATTAGACGAAAATTATTTAAAAAAAGAAAAAAGTAAACACAATGTTTTAGCCCACTTTCCCTTTCCAAATGATGGAGAAATTGGTATTTGCTTAACACATTTTAAACTTTGGAATTTTCTCTCGACACAACCTGAAGACTTTTCTATTGTTTTAGAAGATGATGCTTTAGTTCATGAAGATTTTTTTAAAGATTTAAACGCGCTTTTAGATGAGATTAACGTTGATGATTTTTTAGATATTTCAGGCAAAAAAGGTTTTTATTCATTAGAAAAAAATGAATTGCTAAATACATTTTTAATTCCTCCAGTTTTAATGATTGGTCAAATCATTGGTAAAAATGCGGCTAAAAATTTATCAAAAAATTTAAGTGCTTATTATGCTCCAATAGATGTAATGAAACAGGATGTTTACAAACATAAAGTGAAATTATATTCTACAAATAAACAATATGTTGTTAGTATTGATAAAGAAATGGGAGGAAGTACCATTCAACAAAATAATATGATTATTTGGAAGAAAGTAATTAGAGAAATTATTCGTCCGTTTTGGCAAATAGTTACACTTTTCACCTTTAAATTAAATAGAGGTATTAGAAATTATGCTTTTTATAAAAGAAATTAA
- a CDS encoding alpha-1,2-fucosyltransferase codes for MITVRIVGGLGNQMFQYAYAKALEQKGYAVKIDTTKFKKYKLHGGYQLDKFNIDLNSTSSLPSILSKIGIVKSIKEKNLLFDKQLTSLRGNKYVKGYFQTEKYFNEIRAVLLNQFIIKNSISEDTNKVAKTIFSSINSCSLHIRRGDYISDKKANSVHGTCALEYYEGAIKIMNDTYKNSTFFVFSDDIPWTKENLKIENAFYVDTKTIPHEDMYLMSLCKNNITANSSFSWWGAWLNKNHTKTVIAPKNWFVNKENEVACENWIKL; via the coding sequence ATGATTACTGTAAGAATAGTTGGTGGTCTAGGAAATCAAATGTTTCAATATGCATATGCAAAAGCTTTAGAGCAAAAAGGATATGCTGTTAAAATTGATACAACTAAATTTAAAAAATACAAATTACATGGCGGATATCAATTAGATAAATTCAACATCGATTTAAATTCAACTTCATCACTACCAAGTATTTTATCTAAAATTGGAATTGTAAAATCAATAAAAGAAAAAAATTTATTATTTGATAAACAACTAACATCTTTAAGGGGAAATAAATATGTTAAAGGATATTTTCAAACAGAAAAATATTTCAATGAAATAAGAGCCGTTTTATTAAATCAATTTATAATAAAAAACAGTATTTCAGAGGATACTAATAAAGTAGCAAAAACTATTTTTTCTTCCATAAATAGCTGTTCACTGCACATTAGAAGAGGAGATTATATTTCTGATAAAAAAGCAAATAGTGTTCATGGAACATGCGCTTTAGAATACTATGAAGGTGCCATTAAAATAATGAATGACACTTATAAAAATAGCACCTTTTTTGTGTTTTCTGATGATATTCCTTGGACCAAAGAAAACTTAAAAATAGAAAATGCCTTTTATGTTGATACTAAAACCATACCACATGAAGATATGTATTTAATGAGTTTATGCAAAAACAACATTACTGCTAATAGTAGTTTTTCTTGGTGGGGAGCTTGGTTAAATAAAAATCATACTAAAACTGTAATAGCACCAAAAAACTGGTTTGTAAATAAAGAAAATGAAGTGGCTTGCGAAAATTGGATAAAATTATGA
- a CDS encoding L-threonylcarbamoyladenylate synthase, with translation MKMLSEISNTNQYLLKGKIILYPTDTVWGIGCDATNLKAVSKIFQLKNRAESKSLIVLVSSIHMLKKYVSLPGKALSILKSTQKPTTIIYQNPKGFAKNTIASNNTIAIRIVQDEFCRKLIKRFGKPIVSTSSNISEEPTPKSFSEISKPILDGVDYVVNLHQNKVNIKSSTILKIDGNTIQVIRA, from the coding sequence ATGAAAATGTTATCAGAAATTTCAAATACGAATCAATATTTATTAAAAGGTAAAATAATTTTGTACCCAACGGATACTGTTTGGGGAATTGGTTGTGATGCGACAAACCTTAAAGCTGTTTCAAAGATTTTTCAACTTAAAAACAGAGCAGAAAGTAAAAGTTTAATTGTTTTGGTAAGTTCTATACATATGCTTAAAAAATATGTTTCATTACCAGGTAAAGCGCTAAGTATTTTAAAATCTACACAGAAACCAACAACAATTATTTATCAAAATCCAAAAGGATTTGCAAAAAACACAATTGCAAGTAATAATACCATTGCAATTAGAATTGTACAAGATGAGTTTTGTAGAAAATTAATTAAAAGATTTGGAAAGCCTATTGTTTCTACATCGTCAAATATAAGTGAAGAACCAACTCCAAAATCATTTTCAGAAATAAGTAAACCAATTTTGGATGGTGTAGATTATGTAGTAAATTTGCACCAAAATAAAGTAAATATAAAATCATCAACGATATTAAAAATTGATGGGAATACAATTCAGGTAATAAGAGCGTAA
- a CDS encoding CCA tRNA nucleotidyltransferase: protein MQKQFYKEAISSEIFSIISKASKELKIESYVIGGFVRDFLLKRGTAKDIDIVAIGSGIELAEKVASLLPNKPKVQVFKTYGTAMLRFNDIEIEFVGARKESYTEESRNPEVSEGTLQDDQNRRDFTINALALSLNEDNFGEILDPFNGVSDLENKIIRTPLNPDITYSDDPLRMMRAIRFASQLHFKIEENSLLAISENADRLKIITRERIIDELNKIMLSEKPSKGFLLLDKTGLLPQILPELIDLKGVEEVEGQKHKDNFYHTLEVVDNISENTNDVWLRWAALLHDIGKAPTKKFSKKVGWTFHAHEFVGSKMVYKLFKRLKMPLNNKMKLVQKMVLLSSRPIVLATEVTDSAVRRLVFDAGEDIDYLMTLCEADITTKNPKKFKRYHQNFDLVRSKIKEVEERDRVRDFQPPVSGEEIMKAFNLKPCREIGQIKEAIKEAILDGKIPNEQKASYDFMIEKGVELGLKQSLL from the coding sequence ATGCAGAAGCAATTCTATAAAGAAGCAATTTCATCAGAAATTTTTAGTATAATATCAAAAGCATCCAAAGAATTAAAGATAGAATCCTATGTAATTGGAGGTTTTGTTCGTGATTTTTTATTAAAAAGAGGAACCGCAAAAGATATTGATATTGTTGCAATTGGAAGCGGAATAGAACTCGCGGAAAAAGTAGCATCATTATTACCAAACAAACCAAAAGTCCAGGTTTTTAAAACATACGGTACAGCAATGTTACGTTTTAATGATATTGAGATTGAGTTTGTTGGAGCAAGAAAAGAATCTTATACAGAAGAAAGTAGAAACCCTGAAGTTTCTGAAGGGACTTTACAAGACGATCAAAATAGAAGAGATTTTACAATTAATGCATTGGCATTAAGTTTAAATGAAGATAATTTTGGCGAAATATTAGATCCGTTTAACGGAGTAAGCGATTTAGAAAATAAGATAATAAGAACGCCTTTAAATCCTGACATTACGTATTCTGATGATCCTTTAAGAATGATGAGAGCAATACGATTTGCTTCTCAGTTACATTTTAAGATTGAAGAAAATTCACTTTTAGCAATTTCAGAAAATGCAGATCGACTTAAAATAATTACCAGAGAAAGAATTATTGATGAACTCAATAAAATAATGCTTTCAGAAAAACCTTCAAAAGGGTTTTTATTATTAGATAAAACAGGGTTATTACCACAAATTCTTCCAGAGTTAATTGATTTAAAAGGAGTAGAGGAAGTTGAAGGACAAAAGCATAAAGATAATTTTTATCACACTTTAGAAGTGGTGGATAATATTTCTGAAAACACAAATGATGTTTGGTTACGTTGGGCCGCTCTATTGCATGATATTGGAAAAGCGCCAACAAAAAAGTTTAGTAAAAAAGTGGGTTGGACATTTCATGCACATGAATTTGTAGGGTCTAAAATGGTTTATAAATTATTTAAACGATTAAAAATGCCTTTGAATAATAAGATGAAACTTGTTCAAAAAATGGTTTTATTAAGTTCTAGACCAATTGTTTTGGCTACAGAAGTTACAGATTCTGCAGTAAGAAGATTGGTTTTTGATGCTGGTGAAGATATCGATTATCTAATGACACTTTGTGAAGCTGATATTACAACTAAAAACCCTAAGAAATTTAAACGCTATCATCAAAATTTTGATTTGGTACGTTCTAAAATTAAGGAAGTAGAAGAGAGAGATAGAGTTCGTGATTTTCAGCCTCCAGTTTCTGGAGAGGAAATTATGAAAGCATTCAATTTAAAACCTTGTAGAGAAATTGGTCAGATAAAAGAAGCCATAAAAGAAGCAATTTTAGATGGTAAAATTCCTAATGAACAGAAAGCTTCTTATGATTTTATGATTGAAAAAGGTGTGGAATTAGGTTTGAAACAAAGTTTGCTATAG